One genomic segment of Elgaria multicarinata webbii isolate HBS135686 ecotype San Diego chromosome 9, rElgMul1.1.pri, whole genome shotgun sequence includes these proteins:
- the TBK1 gene encoding serine/threonine-protein kinase TBK1: MQSTSNYLWLLSDILGQGATANVFRGRHKKTGDLYAVKVFNNFSFLRPVDVQMREFEVLKKLNHKNIVKLFAIEEETASRHKVLVMEFCPCGSLYTVLEEPSNAYGLPEAEFLIVLRDVVAGMNHLRENGIVHRDIKPGNIMRVIGEDGQSVYKLTDFGAARELDDDEQFVSLYGTEEYLHPDMYERAVLRKEHQKKYGATVDLWSIGVTFYHAATGSLPFRPFEGPRRNKEVMYKIITGKPSGAISGVQKAENGPIEWSRDMPVSCSLSKGLQVLLTPVLANILEADQEKCWGFDQFFAETSDILHRIIIHVFSLQQMTAHKIYIHNHNTAAVFHELVYKQTKIPSHNQELIYEGRRLVLEPSRLAQAFPRTTEDSPVIVVSREAVNIVGLLYEEILLPKVHQRFDLDSDASMAKAVTGVVCYACRVARALLLYQEQMRKGIRWLIEIIKEDYSETFHKKTEVVIKLEFCNRNIEKAGKIYQNLLQINLAPSEVDEISDIHSKLLRLSSSRGTIETSLQDIKNKLSPSGLLSDGWTIQEGTYPKDRNPERLQVLLNSITEIYYQFKKDKAERRLPYNEEQIHKFDKQKLFIHATKAMTLFKEECVNKYETFLDKAEDWMRKMLHLRKQLLALRKLCFDIEEEVSKYQDYVNELQETLPHKMIAASSGIKHTINPVYPSSNTLVEMTLGMKKLKEEMEGVVKELDENNHLLERFGALTMDAGPRNVDCI; this comes from the exons ATGCAAAGCACATCAAATTATCTCTGGCTTCTATCAGACATCCTCGGACAAGGAGCTACTGCAAATGTTTTCCGTGGAAGACACAAG AAAACTGGAGACCTCTATGCTGTCAAAGTGTTTAATAACTTCAGTTTCCTTCGCCCTGTGGATGTTCAGATGAGAGAATTTGAAGTGTTAAAGAAGCTGAATCACAAGAACATTGTCAAATTATTTGCCATAGAAGAAGAG aCAGCTTCTAGACACAAAGTCCTTGTTATGGAATTTTGTCCATGTGGCAGTTTATATACTGTTTTAGAAGAGCCATCTAATGCCTACGGATTGCCAGAAGCAgaatttttaattgtgttgaGAGATGTTG TTGCTGGGATGAACCATCTTCGAGAGAATGGAATAGTCCATCGCGACATCAAACCAGGCAATATAATGCGTGTTATAGGTGAAGATGGCCAATCAGTTTATAAATTGACAGATTTTGGGGCTGCTAGAGAACTGGATGATGATGAACAGTTTGTCTCCCTTTATGGTACAGAAGAATACTTG CATCCTGATATGTATGAACGAGCGGTACTGAGGAAAGAGCATCAAAAGAAATATGGTGCAACAGTTGATTTGTGGAGCATTGGGGTGACATTTTACCATGCTGCAACTGGAAGTTTACCCTTTCGACCTTTTGAAGGGCCTCGCAGAAACAAGGAAGTAAT GTATAAAATTATAACGGGAAAGCCTTCTGGTGCAATATCTGGAGTACAAAAAGCAGAAAATGGCCCCATTGAATGGAGTCGTGATATGCCTGTTTCTTGCAGTCTTTCTAA GGGCCTGCAGGTACTACTCACACCTGTCCTTGCAAATATTCTTGAAGCAGATCAAGAGAAATGCTGGGGATTTGATCAGTTTTTTGCAGAGACAAGTGATATTCTCCACCGAATAATTATTCATGTCTTTTCTTTGCAACAAATGACGGCACACAAAATTTATATTCACAACCATAATAC tGCTGCCGTATTTCATGAATTGGTCTACAAACAGACAAAAATACCGTCACACAATCAAGAACTGATATACGAAGGCCGGCGTTTAGTACTAGAGCCTAGCAGATTGGCGCAAGCTTTCCCCAGAACCACTGAAGACAGTCCTGTAATTGTAGTAAGCAGGGAGGCTGTAAACATCGTGGGATTGCTCTATGAAGAAA TTTTGCTTCCTAAGGTCCATCAGCGTTTTGATTTGGATTCTGATGCAAGTATGGCTAAA GCAGTGACAGGGGTTGTATGTTATGCCTGTAGAGTTGCTCGTGCTTTACTGCTTTACCAAGAGCAGATGCGAAAGGGAATCAGATGGCTAAT CGAAATCATCAAGGAAGATTACAGTGAAACATTTCACAAAAAGACAGAGGTTGTTATCAAATTAGAATTTTGTAACAGAAATATAGAGAAAGCTGGGAAAAT ATATCAAAATTTGCTGCAAATCAACCTGGCACCATCAGAAGTGGATGAAATCTCAGATATACACTCAAAGCTGTTACGG CTTTCTAGTTCACGGGGAACAATAGAGACCAGTCTTCAGGATATCAAAAACAAACTCTCTCCTAGTGGCCTGCTATCTGATGGCTGGACCATTCAGGAAGGCACCTATCCAAAAGACAGAAA CCCAGAAAGGTTACAAGTATTACTGAATTCTATAACAGAAATTTATTATCAGTTCAAAAAAGACAAAGCAGAACGAA gaCTTCCATATAATGAAGAACAGATTCACAAATTTGACAA GCAGAAGCTTTTTATACATGCCACAAAAGCCATGACTCTGTTCAAGGAAGAATGTGTCAACAAGTATGAAACTTTCTTAGACAAGGCAGAGGATTGGATGAG GAAGATGCtccatttaagaaaacagctGTTGGCTCTCAGAAAACTCTGCTTTGATATTGAAGAAGAGGTGTCCAAATACCAGGACTATGTAAATGAG TTACAAGAAACATTGCCCCATAAGATGATTGCAGCTTCCAGTGGGATTAAACATACAATCAATCCAGTTTATCCAAGTTCAAACACTTTGGTGGAAATGACTCTTGG TATGAAGAAACTAAAAGAAGAAATGGAGGGTGTTGTTAAAGAATTAGATGAGAATAATCACCTTTTAGAAAG GTTTGGTGCGTTGACTATGGATGCTGGCCCACGGAATGTAGATTGCATCTAG